DNA sequence from the Drosophila sechellia strain sech25 chromosome 3L, ASM438219v1, whole genome shotgun sequence genome:
CACTGTGGTGCCTGTGGGAATATACTCCGCTGCCCTGGCCATCATGGGCCGGTTCTTTGTGAACATCAGCTATAATATTGGTTTGCAATGGGCGGCCGAGGTCCTGCCTACTGTGGTTAGGGCTCAGGCAGTGGCCTTCATCCACATCATGGGTTATGTGGCCAGCATCATAGCACCATTTGTGGTTTATTTGGCCAACATTTCCCAAGCCCTCCCACTGATCATCCTTGGAATTTTAGGAATTATTGGTGGCTTGTTGGCGCTCCTACTGCCGGAGACCCTAAATCATGTCCTGCCACAAACCCTTAGCGACGGAGAGGAGTTTGGACGTGGTCAAAGCATTTGGGACTTCCCCTGCCTGGCCAAACAGGTGGACGGCGATGAGGATGAAAAGAGAAACGCCGACGTGGAGGAGGTCAGATCTCAGGCTTTTGTGAGGGGATCCCAGACTGGAGCCTCCCTGAATGCCTCAACGGGTGGTGAACTGAGATCTAGCATCCTGCGCAGATCGACCAAGTCACGCAACTCCACAAAGCTCTAAGATCTACGACTAGGTAGCTAATTGTAACTTATAGCAGCCAATATTCTATAGCTCTACCTTGCATTTTTAGCATCAAATAGCCTCTAAGTGTTGTTATAGACTTTTGTGATACTAGAAATAAGAAATTCTATGCACCTCTACAAACAATGAATAAAGTAAAGATATCAAAAAACGAAAAGTACAGATCTAGTTTACGTGAAACGGGTATAATGAGGGTAACAGATAGGTAATATGCGTGTAAATAACGAAAAATGTCACAGAACCCGGGTTCTAAACCGGAAATCAAATTCAGCTTCGAACCTCACAAACTCTAGTAACATTTTACTTttgcaaaaattttaaaaaaaacgaagaatacattttgataaattaataataatattagaACGATtaactaataaaaaaaatcaaattatacttaattaatttaaaaaaaaaataaaaatttgtataatactaataataatgAACACCTCCATAAATTTGTTTCTAATTTAGATCACCAGCTTTAAGAACACCTTTTCGGCTATTTTAACAAAAAGCACCCGTTTAATTTTGGAATATGTACGCGCTTAACCGTTTATGATCATTGTGTTTATCAGTTTCTCTGCAAgtgcaaaatgcaattaaacgTTGTATGCATTTATTGGCAGAAGGGTCAACAACCAAATCCCCATGTAAATATCCGATTGAACTACAAATAAGTACCGATTCTCCACTTACCTATATAAGCATCGCCCTTCGAGCGCATCTAACCAGTACAGCCAAAATGGCATCTTCATCCGCTTGGCTTGTCCTTCTCATGGGCATTGGCCTCTCTGGTGCCCTGGATTTGAACTTGCAAAATAGCAGCAGCAAACTCTTGACGGTTCTCAACACATCTGCTCCGGCTCAAGAGTTGCTATACCACATCGATGTCTGGCGAAATGAGGCATCTGCTGTGGCCCAGGATAATCCTGCATCTTCCAATCTGGAGTCAGTAATTCGCTCTGAAGTCGGAGGTGACTGGGAACGGGGTAGGCTAGTCCTTCAAATAGCGAATCAAGCCAGGACATTGGAGCTTAAGCAGGCTATTTACACAGCGCTGTGGAAGGAGCTCCAGCAGACCAAGCAGATTTACGATCCCCTAAAGATTTTAGAATTTTATGACCAGCTGTCTGTGCACACTGACGTCCCACTCCAACTGATGGATCATATTTACCGGGCTTTCATCTATCGAAGTGCCCAGTTATTGGAAGCTCCATTTCACACTGCCAGTCGAGTAGCCACTTTTCCATTGGTGGACTCTCTGGTCAATCGTCTAACATTCAGCACTTTTGATTATCTGAGAGACATTCTGGAAGTTCTCTACGATGCTGTTTTGGCCCTGGAAACACCTTTAAGTGTAGTGCAGCGCCTGGGAAATTTTACGGCTAGTTTGACGCAATTGGCTCAAGCTAATCTTCAATTACTTAGCAGGCAGGAACTCAAACGTGGAGATCCCGAAGTGCAAAATGCCCTGCAGAGCAACATCAGGAATTTGATTTCGCAGCCTGGATTTGAAAAAGAAGTTACAAACTCCCTGCAATCGGAAATCTATGAACACCTTCCGAATGATGAGCAACTGCTGTACACCGCTCGAAAAGTATGCATCCGGAATGGGACTCAAGAAAATTCGTATATTTACGAATGCCCGCAGACGTACCTCATCTGCAGTAACGCTCGAGATCCAAAGAAGGCTGCCTATTTCATCCAACGTGGTCACAGTAACGACAGCCGGCCGCAATTTGCTTTTTATAGTGCCTTCTGGCGTAATCGCTACATCCTCATGGAACCAGCCACTGCAACTGCGAGCAATGCAACCAACTCGATTACCAAAAACGTTTACAGCCGGCCAAACATTAACTGGTGGAGAGTGGTATATGTAAATGGAGGGATTTCCTTTTACGATGCTGCCACTGAAAACTCCGTTCTGTGCGGTGGCGATCCTTTACACTGGGATGGCGAAGAGCATCACGTCTACACAAGACATGCATCGCAGTTTTCAGCTCATCAGGCAGAGTGCACCTGGAGCCTCGAAGACTGCAGTGATGCCGCTTAACTGGAAGTGAGAAGGGATTTCAAACCTTAATAACTATAAATTATTACAATGTTTATTTTGACTAATAAGGCACATGAGAAAATCCAACTACCTCTGCAGAAAATCCCAGGGTATGCACACAACGCCGTCGGTCAGTACCGAATAGTAGTGGGTTATGTGAAGCTTGCATCCCTGCAGTTCTTTCAACTGCAGCTGGGATAAATCTCTAAGGGATGTTATCATTTTGTCCGGGGTTATGGCATCATCTTTGGTCAGCGATTGCAGCTGTAGCTGCTTTATGCACGAGTCCATCAGCTCCTGCTCGATGTGCTTGTCCTGAGCGTACTTATCCATACGCTCCCTGGCCAGCTCCAGGTTTACGCTGATGAAGTCTACGAGTATGGATCCCGGACAGGTGGCTGGTGTAATAAACTGGCCCGTGGGGCTTACCATCAGAGGACCTGCCTCTGATTCCACCACTATGGTAAACTCTTTCAGCGATTTCGGCCATTCCGACGgatatttttgtttgcccagGTAATCGCTGAGCGAAGTGGTGACCTTCATGAGGTAGCTTGCATAGCCACTTGCCTGTT
Encoded proteins:
- the LOC6610963 gene encoding uncharacterized protein LOC6610963 — encoded protein: MASSSAWLVLLMGIGLSGALDLNLQNSSSKLLTVLNTSAPAQELLYHIDVWRNEASAVAQDNPASSNLESVIRSEVGGDWERGRLVLQIANQARTLELKQAIYTALWKELQQTKQIYDPLKILEFYDQLSVHTDVPLQLMDHIYRAFIYRSAQLLEAPFHTASRVATFPLVDSLVNRLTFSTFDYLRDILEVLYDAVLALETPLSVVQRLGNFTASLTQLAQANLQLLSRQELKRGDPEVQNALQSNIRNLISQPGFEKEVTNSLQSEIYEHLPNDEQLLYTARKVCIRNGTQENSYIYECPQTYLICSNARDPKKAAYFIQRGHSNDSRPQFAFYSAFWRNRYILMEPATATASNATNSITKNVYSRPNINWWRVVYVNGGISFYDAATENSVLCGGDPLHWDGEEHHVYTRHASQFSAHQAECTWSLEDCSDAA